The genomic window CGAAATTCAGGGGCGTCTCCAGCTTCAGCGCCCCCGAGTCCTTCGCCTTGTGCCACGAGGCCGGCAGCTCGTACGGGTCCTTGTTGCCGTGGGCCTCGGCGTGCTGGAAGGCGCCCGCCATGGTCGTGAACGGCGGGACCGTCTTGCCGTCGGCTTCGTAGCCCTTCACCGTCCCGAAGGCGAGCCGCAGCGTGAAGGTGGCGTCGGGGTAGACCTTGTCCCCCTTGTCCTCGAACAGGGCCCGGGCGATCAAGGCGTAGTTCGTCGCCTCGACGCCGTCCACCTTGTCCTCGCGCTCCTTGCGGACCGCCCGGGCGTCGGCGTCCACCGCCAGCGCCAGCTTGATCATCGGGTCGTCCGACGCCGCGATCCCCGCCTTGCCCTCGGCCGCCAGCTTCTTGCGGAAGGGCACGTGGGCCAGCTTGGACCCGGACACGAAGTCGTGCGCCGCCGCCTCCGGGGTCCGGCCCCGCAGGACCTGCTCGACGAGCGGATGGTCGGGCATGACCTTCTTCCAGTAGGCCAGCGACTGGGCGAGCTTCGCCTCCTCGAACTCGGGATAGATGGGCGCGTCGGAGAAGAGCCGGAGCTCCAGCGAGGCCATGCCCGACTCGCGATACTCCTTCAGCCGGTCCGAGTTCGGCTTGGCCTTCTCGTCGGCCAGCCGGACCAGGATCCGGGCGATCCGGAACAGCTCGGAGTCGAACGCGAACCCCCGCTCCAGGAACGAGTACGGCTTCAGGAGCGTCGCGGCGGTGGCCTGGGCCTGGGCGATCCGGTCCCAGGCCTTCTCGTAGAGGGCCTTCTTCTCCGGGTCCGCCGCGATCCGCGACCGGAGCTCGTTCTCGGCCTGGGCCTTCCTCGCCATGAAGGACTCGTCGCGGAGCCCGCCCAAGCCGCCCACCCGGGCCTTGCGGCTGTTCTGGATGCTGAAGAGGTCCTCCTTCGACTGCCGGAAGGCCTCCGCGCCCTTCTTGCCATACTCGAGGAGGAAGGCCTCCTTCGTGTGCAGGTAGTCGAGCAGGACCGGCATCGCCTGGTCCTTCATGTAGGCGAGGCTCGCGTGCGTGTTCAGCCGGTCGGTCCGCCCGGGATGCCCGGCCACGAAGACGAGCTCCCCGTCCTTCGCCCCGTCCTTGCTCCACTTCAGGTAGTGGGCCGGCCGCGCGGGCTTGCCGTCCTCGTAGGCCCGGAAGAAGCAGACGTCGAGGTCGTAGCGGGGGTACTCGAAGTTATCCGGGTCGCCGCCGAAGAAGGCCGACGCGAACTCCGGGGCGAAGACGAGCCGGACGTCCGTGTACTTCTTGAAGGTGTAGAGGTGATACTGCCCGCCCTGGTAGAGGGTGACGACGTCGCTCCGCAGGCCCGTCTTGTCGGTGGACTCCTTCTCGATCTCCGCCATCGCCTTGCGTCGGGCCTTCTCCGCCGCGGCGTCGTCGTGCCCCGGCTCGATCGCCGCGTTCACCCGGGCGGTCACGTCCTCGATCCCCACCAGGACATTCAGCTCCAGGTCGGGCGCCTTGGCCTCCTCCTCGTAGGTCTTGGCGAAGAAGCCGTCGCGATAGTAGTCCTTGTCCTTGGTGCTCAGCTTCGCCAGGGTGTCCGCCCCGACGTGGTGATTGGTCATGATCAGGCCGTCGGCCGAGACGAACGACCCGGAGCCGCCGCTGTTGAACCGAACGGCGGAGGATCGCAGGTGGTCGGCCCAGCCCGGCGGCGGGACGAAGTCGTACCGGGCCTTGAGGGTCTCCAGGGGCAGGTTGTTGAAGACCCACATCCCCTCGTCGGAATAGCCCGCGCTGCCGAGGATCATGATCACCAGTCCACCAAGTAGCCCGAGCCGTGCACCTTTGCGCATCGCCGTCCACTCCCCCAACCCGGCGTCCCCGGGGTGCCACCGCATCCTCACCGGCGCCGGCCTTCAACGGCCGGCACACCGCGTCCGCCTCGCGGGAAGAGGGGCATTCGCGAGGCCCGCGCGCCGAGGCCGCGGCGTCCTCCGGTGGGGCCTCGCCGCGACATCCGCCAAAGAGGCCATGATGCGAGCCCTCGAGACGCCCTGTCAAGGCCGTAGGCCGGCCGTCGCAAAGTCGCTCCCGCCGCCTCCCCCGGCTCTCGACGGCCTTCTATACCGTCGCGACGACCGCCTCGCCCCGAGCTTCACGGCGGCCGGCGCCCGAGTCCCGCAGTCCACCGCCGGCTTGGCCGTCCGGTGGGTCCGCTCGTCGCGCAGCCTGGGCATGGTCGCCATCGGACCGTTCGTTGCACGTCCGAACGTAAAAGGCAGCAGAATGCCGGTGATCGGTGACAAAACGAAGAACCCCGGCCGAGAGCTGGCCGGGGTTCTATCGTTCGTCCCAAGTTCCTTGCAAGAGACGGCCAAGGCATCGTTGAGAAGCCCTGACAATCCCTGCCTTCCAATCGGGCCGAGGGGATTTGAACCCCTGACCTCTAGCACCCCAAGCTAGCGCGCTAGCCAAGCTGCGCTACGGCCCGATACCTGGCCAAGAAAAACCGCCCCGCGAAGGGTGACTGTTCCCGCCAGGAACTAGATTGTATGATAATGAGGCGGTCTGTCAATGAGGATTGTCGGGAGCGTTCAACGGTGAACTTCGCGGACCAGCTCGTCGAGGCCGTGCGTCGCAAGCGGAACCCTGTCGTGGTCGGGATCGATCCCCGGCCGGAGGAGCTGCCCGGAGGGTTCCTGGACCGCTTCCCGGGCGATCGGGCGGGCGTGGCCGCAGCCCTGAAGGCGTTCGGGTGCGACGTGCTCGACGTCGTGGCGCCGCTCGTGCCCGCGGTGAAATTCCAGTCGGCCTTCTACGAGGCGTACGGGCCCGAGGGGCTCGCCGCACTCCACGCGACCGTGGAACACGCCAAGTCGCGCGGGGCGATCGTCCTCTTCGACGGCAAGAGGAACGACATCGGCTCGACGGCCGAGGCGTATGCCCGGGCCTACCTCGGCAAGGTCCCCATCGGAGGGGCATTCGAGCCGCCCTGGCACGCCGACGCGATCACGGTCAACCCGTACCTCGGCACCGACGGCATCACCCCGTTCGTCCGCGTCGCGGCGCGCGAGCAGAAGGGCGTCTTCGTCCTCGTGAGGACGAGCAACGCCTCCGCGCGAGAGTTCCAGGACCTCGTGGCCGACGGCAAGCCGCTGTACCGCCACGTGGCGGAGAAGCTGCTGACGTGGGGGGCCGGCCACGCCGGCGAATCCGGGTACAACCTCGTCGGGGCCGTCGTGGGGGCCACCTACCCGCAGGAGCTTGCGGAGCTCCGCGAGGCGATGCCCGGGATCCTCTTCCTGGTCCCCGGCTACGGCGTCCAGGGCGGGACCGCGAAGGACATCGCCCCGGCCTTCGACGAGCACGGGCTCGGGGCGATCGTCAACAACTCCCGGGGGATCACGTTCGCCTACGAGCGGCCCCACTTGGCCGCGCAGTTCCCGGGCAACTGGCAAGGGGCCGTCGAGCAGGCCGTCCGCGACATGATCCAGGACCTGGCCGCGAACACGAGCGCAGGCCGACTCCGCGACTGACGAGCGGCCGCGGCGGGGCCGGGCCGATTTGTCCGTCGAGACGCCTGAGCCGGGGGCCCGGCGGGAGGGCCCGGCCCGACCGATCAGAACTCGGGCATCGTGCCGTTCACCACGGCGCGACGGACGAGGAACGCCCCGGTGCAGATGAGGCACAGCGGCATGCCCAGCATCAGCAGGATGCTCCAGTTGTAGCCGCTCGCCATCCGCGCAACCTCTTCCGGCTGCGCGGAGATGGCCTCCTTGCAGTTCGGGCAGGCCCAGGCGGGGCCTGCCGGCACGAACGTCAGGGCGGCGCAGAGGACCAGTGCCGGCCAGGAGAGACGTCGGGGCATGCGAGGATCCTCCCTGCGAGGTGGGCCAGAGATCTGACCAATCCTAGCCGGCGCCGCCGCAGCCGTCAAACGACGAGGCAAGGCCCGCGGCCATCCTCTCGTCGGCTCGCTCGGCCGCTCTCGGGGATCATCTTCGC from Aquisphaera giovannonii includes these protein-coding regions:
- a CDS encoding S46 family peptidase codes for the protein MRKGARLGLLGGLVIMILGSAGYSDEGMWVFNNLPLETLKARYDFVPPPGWADHLRSSAVRFNSGGSGSFVSADGLIMTNHHVGADTLAKLSTKDKDYYRDGFFAKTYEEEAKAPDLELNVLVGIEDVTARVNAAIEPGHDDAAAEKARRKAMAEIEKESTDKTGLRSDVVTLYQGGQYHLYTFKKYTDVRLVFAPEFASAFFGGDPDNFEYPRYDLDVCFFRAYEDGKPARPAHYLKWSKDGAKDGELVFVAGHPGRTDRLNTHASLAYMKDQAMPVLLDYLHTKEAFLLEYGKKGAEAFRQSKEDLFSIQNSRKARVGGLGGLRDESFMARKAQAENELRSRIAADPEKKALYEKAWDRIAQAQATAATLLKPYSFLERGFAFDSELFRIARILVRLADEKAKPNSDRLKEYRESGMASLELRLFSDAPIYPEFEEAKLAQSLAYWKKVMPDHPLVEQVLRGRTPEAAAHDFVSGSKLAHVPFRKKLAAEGKAGIAASDDPMIKLALAVDADARAVRKEREDKVDGVEATNYALIARALFEDKGDKVYPDATFTLRLAFGTVKGYEADGKTVPPFTTMAGAFQHAEAHGNKDPYELPASWHKAKDSGALKLETPLNFVSTADIIGGNSGSPVVNRDNEVVGLIFDGNIQSLVLDFGYDDKVARAVSVDSRGILEALRSIYKTDRLVKELAGE
- the pyrF gene encoding orotidine-5'-phosphate decarboxylase; translation: MNFADQLVEAVRRKRNPVVVGIDPRPEELPGGFLDRFPGDRAGVAAALKAFGCDVLDVVAPLVPAVKFQSAFYEAYGPEGLAALHATVEHAKSRGAIVLFDGKRNDIGSTAEAYARAYLGKVPIGGAFEPPWHADAITVNPYLGTDGITPFVRVAAREQKGVFVLVRTSNASAREFQDLVADGKPLYRHVAEKLLTWGAGHAGESGYNLVGAVVGATYPQELAELREAMPGILFLVPGYGVQGGTAKDIAPAFDEHGLGAIVNNSRGITFAYERPHLAAQFPGNWQGAVEQAVRDMIQDLAANTSAGRLRD